A stretch of DNA from Candidatus Poribacteria bacterium:
TCCGCCACCACTGCTGCCGGATCCTGATACAGGTTTAGCCTGTAACCTCTTTCCGTAGCTCTGTTCTCCTGGCAGAGCGGCGGCAAGTTCGGGGGTTTGCAGTTCGATGGTGGCATCTTGATGCGATACGGGAGCTGCTGCGGTTTGAAACGCAGGAGGGTGGACCTCGACTGTTTCCATCTGTTGCATGTTTTCAGGAACTGTAGAAGGTTGTAGTGGCACGTGGCGAAGCCTTTTCAAGGGACGCGCGGAACTCCGCAATCGAATCTTGATGATGTCAAACTCCGTAACCGGTTTGGGCTGCCAATCGAGTCTTTGACGATATAAGGTCCCAAGTAGCATCATCAGGAGAATGTGAAGCCCGATAGAAATGAGAAGGGCATTGGGGATGTTTTTCCTAAAGAGGACCTTCATTTTCGGTTTACCTGCCTTGATGGTGTATTCAGGTACTGTCGGTGAGTCCAAAGATTATTATAGCACTGTATATACAGTTATTTCAACAAAAGAAAAAATTACCCGAATTTAGGACGGATTCTATAGGTAAGTTGCTTCAGTCCTATGGTCCCTTAATGTGTTGTGATTCGTTTGGTTTTTCTTCAAAAATGGACGTTCGATTGGAGTGCCTAAGGTAAGCTTGCAGTCTCACCGGCGGGGACAAGGCGTATGGGTAAGGCTAAAATTGGTGCGGTTCTGGTGGATTGTGAGAAAAGTATTGACGAAAATTTTGAAATTTGGTATCATATAAATACTCAATAAAAAGGGAGTTTCGGTGTATCCAGCAACCGAGTCTGGTTTTAAAGAATTCAATATTTTGCTACGACTCTCCGCGTCCTGCTGTCACTACTGAAAAAACTAAAATGAAGCACTACGGCTTAACACTAAATCTCAAAAACGATCCGTCTGTTATTGAAAAATATAAAGCATATCACCGAGATGCATGGCCCGAAGTCATTGATGCCCTGAAAACAGTTGGTATCACGAAGATGAATATCTACCTCATTGGATGCCGTCTGTTTATGGCAATGGAAACGATTGATACCTTTGATATAGAACGCGATTTTCCGCGCTATCTCGAAGAGAACCCGAAGTGCAAAGCTTGGGATGAGTTGATGAGGACCTTCCAAGAACCCGTAACGGAGGCACAGCCAGACGAATGGTGGGCACAGATGGAGCCTGTCTTTGAATTATAACGCGAATATGAATATATCCTCTTCGATGCCTACGACTTTTCTATCGGTCGGTCACTTCTGTTATGATGTCTCGCCAAACGGTTATATCCTGGGTGGATCTGCTGCGTACTCAACACTCACTGCGCGAAACCTTGGGCACCGGGCTCGAGCGGTTACAGCTGTTGGCTCGGACTTTGATCGGAAAAATCCACTTTTGGAAGGCATAAAGACAGTCTATCATGAATCTCCTGAGACAACAATCTTTGATAACCAATACGACGCGAAAGGACGCAGACAGCAATTTATCCTTGGGAGCGCACAGCAATTAAAGGGAAGCGACATTCCTCTCGAATGGCAGACGAGTAATATAGCCTACTTGTGTCCAATTGCAGATGAGGTTTCTGCTGAGGTCGTTCACTGTTTCAGCGACGAAACGTTAATAGGTGCAACGCCGCAAGGCTGGCTCCGACAGTGGGATGCCAGCGGTAGGGTTGAGGCAAAGCGATGGGAAACAGCGAAGGACATCTTGCCGCATATTGATATATTAATCCTCAGTGATGAAGATCTCCGTCGTTATCCGGATGAACTTGAAAAATACATCGGGCTAACTTCAATCGTTGTCCTGACACAGGGCGCGCACGGTGCAACCCTCTTTCAAAATGGGACGCAGCTGAAATCCGCCGCTTATTCCGTTACAGAGGTGGATCCAACGGGTGCTGGTGATGTCTTCGCGACCGCCTTTTTGATTAGCTATTATCAAAGTCGTTCTGTCAAGGACGCACTGAACTTCGCACACTGTGTCGCATCTTTCGCTGTAGAAGGGGTTGGTACCTCTTGTATACCGAAACTTCCAGAGGTCATGTTGAGATTACAGACGTAGTTCGCGAACGTTAGGGGGTCCTAATTTCGGGGATAACCTGCAGGAAAGATATCAGGATTCATAGCGCGCTTTTAAAATAATAAATGCTTTCATGAAGAGAGAAAACTATGGCAATTACCTACGACTTCATTGTATACAGCAGTAGAACATCGACATCAGAGTGGATCCTCGGGATGAAGGCTGTTCACGGAGAGGTGCCACTGGATATCGTCATACCTGACGAGTATGCGACATCGGATCCTGAAAATCCCGAAGTCGTCGGCGTTTTAACGACCGAAGGGATGGAACGCGAGAGCACCGATGGGTTAGAACTTTACCGATACCTCCGGCAGCTGAATCCAAAGAAAAATAACTCATTCGGATACAATGAGGTAGTGATTCGAAATATACATGCCCGTCTTAGTGCTCTGAAGGTGAATGAGGAGATACGCGTGCAAGTTACATACAGTGAGCGGAGAGAAACTTATACCCAGTTTTCATATCATATTAAGTTAATAGGTATTTTTGGAGGTGCAGACGCATCCGAGTTGGTGAACCAAACGGATGAAATCGCTACACCATTTTCACCAGAGAAGACCCCGCCGCTTCAGGAGCAAATCAATTTTACGAATTCCGGACAGCCGGTTTATAAAACAACCAATACCTTAGAAAAATTAATAAGTTTTACGCAAAATCTCCAAAAAGAGTTGACACAGGCGCGCAGAGAAATCGCCGATATGTCAGATAAAATTCGGCAACTCGAAGAGGAACAAAAGCAGATTGAAGACGAGCGACGCAGATTTAGTGAAACCCAGAATCTGATTGGAGAGATTTTTGACCGACTCAACCGATTGGAGCGTTTCGATTCACGAATTCAGGGTCTTGAGGAAGACCGGTATCAACTTCATAATCTTCAGCAAACCTTGCGGAAATTCCTCTCAGCGTTACATCAACAAGTCCGGATATCCCTTCAAGAATACACCGATACGCCAGAGGACGAGTTAGACGAACGCTCTTGAAAGTATTCCTATTAGGACGAAAAAGGAGAACACCCTTATGATGAAATTAGGGACGATGTCTCTGAATGTGAGAAATACGACTGCTGCTGCTTTCGCACAAATCGTATACGATCTCGGTTTCGATGTTATTGAGTTACATTCAAGCGCGTTTGAATCCACCGATGCAAACTATCTGCGGGACCTCAAGAAAGATCTCGCGCGGAAAGGATTACCCTTAGGTTATATCGGGGTTAGCAACAACTTTGGGCGTCCTGTTGCTGAACATCCCGAACAAATCGCGCTCATCAAGCAGTGGATTGATGTCGCCGCTTTTATGAGTTGCCCCATTGTTCGAGTCTTTGCTGCCTATGTTCCTGACGACTGTGATGATGAAGATACTTTGTGGCCACCGATGATTGAAGCCTTCAAGGAGGTCGCTGAATACGGCTATGAAGCAGGAATCCTCGTCGGGCTACAGAATCACAACCACAACAACGTTACACGCGATGGTGCTGCTGTTTTACGCGCACTGAATGAAACCGATCACCCCTATTTCACACATATCTTAGACACCGGACAGTATGCAGGATCCCCCGGTGCAAGTGGGCATCGAGGTTCTTCACATCCGGGGTACGACTGCTACGCAAGTATTGAGCAGACAGCACCGCACGCCGTCTATGTCCGTACGAAGTTTTATCAGATTGATAGCGGTGTCGAGGAATGGTTGGATTACCCTCGTGTTTTGGATATTCTGCGTGGGGTTGACTATAACGGATGTCTCTCGATTGTTTATGAAGGTGAATCGGATCCTGTTGACTCCATGCGTAAGGCAAGAAGTTATCTGGAATCCTTGTTGTAAGCGGACTACGCTGTAGAGGGAGCGAAGAAATGAAAACGCGTGCTGCTGTTATGTATGAACATAACCAACCCGTTGTCGTTGAGGAGCTTGAATTAGATGACCCGAAGGAAAACGAAGTCCTCGTTCGGACCGCTGCGAGTGGTGTCTGTCATTCCGATCTATCCGTAGTAACCGGGACCATCTACTACGATGCCGCTGTCGCACTTGGACACGAAGGGGCTGGCGTGATTGAGCACGTTGGCAAGGATGTAACTGGTTTCCATCCGGGCGATCCGGTGATTTTGTCTTTTGTGAGTTATTGTGGCAGTTGTCGGATGTGTCAGATGGAACGGGTCTGTCTGTGCGAAAGTTATGATGTGCCTCGCGGATTTCTATTGGATGGCACTTACCGTCTCCACAACAGTTCAGGGGATGGAATTCTTCAGATGGCGCGGATCGCAACGATGTCGGAGTACATGGTTGTGCCAGAACAGAATCTCGTCAAAATTGAACCACATTATTCGTTAGAGCAAGCCGCTCTCGTGGGATGTGGTGTGACGACAGGTGTCGGGGCAGTGCTTAACACGGCAAAGGTTGAACCCGGCAGCACCGTAGCTGTTATCGGTACCGGTGGTGTCGGTCTGAACGCTATCCAAGGTGCTGTCCTCGCGCAAGCAGAACGAATTATCGCTGTCGATATTGCGGAGAAGAAACTCAACTTTGCGAAAAAATTCGGCGCAACCGATGTCGTTAACGCCGCTGAAAATGATCCGGTTGAAGCCGTTCGTGAGTTAACAGATGGCTTGGGTGTGGATTACGCATTTGAGGTCATCGGGAATCCGAAAACGATTGTACAGGCGTATGATATGGTCCGACCTGCAGGAAGTGCCGTCATTGTAGGTATGGCACATCATGAGTCCGAATTCAGCATTCCAGCGCAACGCTTCGTCTCGAGTGAGAAACGGTTAATCGGTTCATTTTATGGATCCTGCCAACCACGGGTGGATATGCCGAGGCTTCTGAGTCTATATGCGGAAGGCACATTGAAACTCGATGAACTCATTACACGTCACTATCGACTTGAGCAGATTAATGAGGCTTTTGCGGATATGGAAGCCGGAGAAAACGCTCGTGGGGTTATTGTTTTCAATTAATCCTGTAGGTTGTGTTGGATGCAGTAAAGCGCAACAAGTCATATTCTGAGATAGACTCTGGTTTTCAATAATTGGTGTTTTTGTAAGAAATCTCTTTAACCGAAAACTGATAACTGAAAACCGAGAACTGATATATGAAATCTATACACACAGCGGTTCGCGACCAGTTTAGCCAACATGCTGACTACTACGCCCAGAGTAGTACCCATGCCAAAGGGAATACGCTAAACGTACTCCTCGACTTTGCAGACCCTAAAGGCACAGAACAGACCTTAGACATCGCTACTGGAACTGGGTTTACGGCGTTCGCACTTGCCCCGAAAGTTGCACAGGTCGTGGCGACGGATCTTACCCCGGAAATGGTCGAGAAGGCGGTTGAACTCGCACAAGAACAAGCCATAAAAAATATAGCGTTTTCTGTCGCTGCTGCCGAGGCATTGCCGTTTAGTGATGCTTCGTTGGATTTAGTAACTTGTCGAATTGCACCCCATCACTTTCAGGATGTGCGGGCATTCTTAAGCGAGGTTCATCGGGTTTTACGGACAGATGGACTTTTCTGCATGACGGATTCTGTCTCACCGGAATCAGAGAAATTGAGAGCGTGGCAGAACCGCGTCGAGAGACTCCGAGATAACTCGCATGTGTATGGTTATCCACCCTCGCAATGGGATGCAATGATTACGGATGCTGGATTTTCACTTGAAAGGACAGCACATGCCCGAAATGCACAGATGTCATTTCTTTGGTGGGTACGTCCAGAGAAAAACCCGCCCGAGCTCGTGCAGGAGATTCGTGATGCGTTTGCGCAACTCTCGCCTGATGAAGCACGAGAGCATTACACTGTCTGCCCAGACGGTGATGACTTCTATTTTTCCTGGCCCACGTACACCGTTAAAGCAAGACACAAATAGGACGTTACGACATCTGAAATTGTTGTTAGATTCGCTTTGACCGAAGCACACGCCACTACATGTAGGTGTTTCCAGCGTAACTGGCATTCACTCCTACCTTTTTTCCTTCCATGACCTTTTCGCTTTATTGGCAAAGGGACCTTACAAGAAATTCTCAATCTCAGAAGGAGTTGGCAGGGCAGGAATTACGCCGACCTTCTGGGTTGCCAACGCTCCTGCGGCATTTGCATATCGCATAATGGCATCAAGCTGCACCTTTTCAAGCGATCTAAGGTCTGCATGCTGCATCAGTTGGGTGAGCATCGCAGCGACGAAGGCGTCTCCCG
This window harbors:
- a CDS encoding L-rhamnose mutarotase — translated: MKHYGLTLNLKNDPSVIEKYKAYHRDAWPEVIDALKTVGITKMNIYLIGCRLFMAMETIDTFDIERDFPRYLEENPKCKAWDELMRTFQEPVTEAQPDEWWAQMEPVFEL
- a CDS encoding sugar phosphate isomerase/epimerase, which encodes MMKLGTMSLNVRNTTAAAFAQIVYDLGFDVIELHSSAFESTDANYLRDLKKDLARKGLPLGYIGVSNNFGRPVAEHPEQIALIKQWIDVAAFMSCPIVRVFAAYVPDDCDDEDTLWPPMIEAFKEVAEYGYEAGILVGLQNHNHNNVTRDGAAVLRALNETDHPYFTHILDTGQYAGSPGASGHRGSSHPGYDCYASIEQTAPHAVYVRTKFYQIDSGVEEWLDYPRVLDILRGVDYNGCLSIVYEGESDPVDSMRKARSYLESLL
- a CDS encoding Zn-dependent alcohol dehydrogenase, with protein sequence MKTRAAVMYEHNQPVVVEELELDDPKENEVLVRTAASGVCHSDLSVVTGTIYYDAAVALGHEGAGVIEHVGKDVTGFHPGDPVILSFVSYCGSCRMCQMERVCLCESYDVPRGFLLDGTYRLHNSSGDGILQMARIATMSEYMVVPEQNLVKIEPHYSLEQAALVGCGVTTGVGAVLNTAKVEPGSTVAVIGTGGVGLNAIQGAVLAQAERIIAVDIAEKKLNFAKKFGATDVVNAAENDPVEAVRELTDGLGVDYAFEVIGNPKTIVQAYDMVRPAGSAVIVGMAHHESEFSIPAQRFVSSEKRLIGSFYGSCQPRVDMPRLLSLYAEGTLKLDELITRHYRLEQINEAFADMEAGENARGVIVFN
- a CDS encoding methyltransferase domain-containing protein, whose amino-acid sequence is MKSIHTAVRDQFSQHADYYAQSSTHAKGNTLNVLLDFADPKGTEQTLDIATGTGFTAFALAPKVAQVVATDLTPEMVEKAVELAQEQAIKNIAFSVAAAEALPFSDASLDLVTCRIAPHHFQDVRAFLSEVHRVLRTDGLFCMTDSVSPESEKLRAWQNRVERLRDNSHVYGYPPSQWDAMITDAGFSLERTAHARNAQMSFLWWVRPEKNPPELVQEIRDAFAQLSPDEAREHYTVCPDGDDFYFSWPTYTVKARHK